One part of the Tolypothrix sp. NIES-4075 genome encodes these proteins:
- a CDS encoding TVP38/TMEM64 family protein: protein MNIQPVLAQVSFNLQDIFRNALQSIDNLGSVGAFAFIGLYIIATVAFLPGSIITLGAGVIFGVVWGSLYVFIGATLGATAAFLVGRYLARNWVARQIEGNKKFAAIDRAVGKEGLKIVLLTRLSPVFPFNLLNYAFGITGVSLKDYFIGSVGMIPGTIMYVYIGSLAGSLARIGTENQPTNPTVQWAIRIIGFIATVAVTVYITRIAKKALEQEVL, encoded by the coding sequence ACATCTTCAGAAATGCTTTGCAGTCGATTGATAACCTTGGTTCGGTGGGAGCATTTGCTTTTATTGGACTTTATATTATTGCTACTGTCGCTTTTTTACCAGGTTCAATTATCACTTTAGGCGCTGGCGTTATTTTTGGTGTAGTTTGGGGTTCACTCTATGTCTTTATCGGTGCTACTCTAGGAGCAACTGCCGCTTTTCTAGTCGGACGTTATTTAGCAAGAAATTGGGTTGCCCGCCAAATCGAAGGTAACAAAAAATTCGCCGCTATTGATCGAGCAGTCGGCAAAGAAGGATTAAAAATAGTGCTTTTAACACGACTTTCCCCGGTGTTTCCCTTCAACTTATTAAACTACGCTTTTGGCATCACCGGAGTTTCTCTTAAAGATTACTTTATCGGCTCAGTCGGCATGATTCCCGGAACAATTATGTACGTTTACATTGGTTCTCTCGCTGGTAGTCTTGCCAGAATCGGCACAGAAAATCAACCTACCAACCCAACTGTACAATGGGCAATTCGCATCATTGGTTTTATTGCCACAGTTGCCGTAACAGTTTATATTACCCGCATCGCCAAGAAAGCATTAGAGCAAGAGGTTTTGTAG
- a CDS encoding mercuric reductase, with translation MSNSELHQVTVRPIDEYNQTLVSNVHPANWVNPEPAHCYDLVVIGAGTAGLVVAAGAAGLDLNLKVALIEKHLMGGDCLNVGCVPSKCVIRSSRLVGEMWNAQELGINIPKHIDIDFPAVMARMRRVRAGISHHDSAARFQKLGVDVFLGSGRFASNNTVEVDGKTLKFKKAVIATGAKAARPAIRGIEEAGYLTNETVFSLIQRPERLAVIGGGPVGCEMAQAFRRLGCEVTLLHQGSHILNKEDADAAKILQQVLKKEGIRLVLNCQLEEVTTVTDGKRLYFSSNGHRDSVTVDEILVGVGRAPNVEGLNLEAVGVEYDRHHGIKVNDYLQTTNRHIYAAGDICMNWKFTHAADAAARIVIKNTLFSPFGLGRSKLSSLVMPWVTYTNPEIAHVGMYEEEAKEKGIDVETIQVPLSSVDRAIADNEESGFVKIHHKKGSDEIIGATIVAAHAGEMISEVTTAIVNKIGLSKLSSVIHPYPTQAEGIKKAADAYRRTLLTPRTKRLLGFLTKLS, from the coding sequence ATGTCAAATTCAGAACTTCATCAAGTCACAGTTCGCCCAATCGATGAGTATAATCAAACATTAGTTTCCAATGTACATCCAGCAAATTGGGTAAATCCTGAACCTGCCCATTGTTACGACTTAGTAGTAATTGGTGCAGGTACGGCAGGCTTAGTTGTTGCCGCAGGTGCAGCCGGTTTAGATTTAAATTTGAAAGTCGCACTCATTGAAAAGCATCTCATGGGTGGAGATTGCTTAAATGTTGGTTGCGTACCATCCAAATGTGTAATTAGGTCTTCGCGCTTAGTTGGGGAAATGTGGAATGCTCAAGAACTGGGGATTAATATTCCCAAACATATTGATATTGATTTCCCGGCAGTGATGGCACGGATGCGACGGGTGAGAGCGGGTATAAGTCATCATGATTCGGCAGCGCGTTTTCAAAAGCTGGGAGTTGATGTTTTCTTGGGTAGCGGTCGATTTGCGAGTAACAATACTGTAGAAGTTGACGGCAAAACTCTCAAGTTTAAAAAAGCTGTAATTGCAACCGGAGCAAAAGCTGCACGTCCTGCAATTAGAGGCATTGAAGAAGCGGGTTATTTGACTAATGAAACAGTTTTTTCTCTCATCCAACGACCAGAACGTTTAGCGGTGATTGGTGGTGGTCCGGTTGGTTGCGAAATGGCGCAGGCTTTTCGCCGTTTGGGTTGTGAGGTAACACTTTTGCATCAAGGTTCGCACATTTTAAATAAAGAAGATGCTGACGCAGCGAAGATTCTTCAACAAGTTTTGAAGAAGGAAGGAATTCGCTTAGTGTTAAATTGCCAGTTAGAAGAAGTAACAACCGTCACCGATGGTAAGCGGCTTTACTTTTCTTCTAATGGTCATCGAGATTCTGTGACTGTAGATGAAATTTTAGTCGGTGTAGGACGCGCTCCGAATGTGGAAGGATTAAATTTAGAAGCTGTTGGGGTGGAATACGATCGCCATCATGGTATAAAGGTGAATGATTACCTTCAGACGACGAATCGCCATATTTACGCGGCTGGCGATATCTGCATGAATTGGAAATTCACCCATGCGGCAGATGCGGCAGCGCGAATTGTCATCAAAAATACGCTGTTTTCGCCTTTTGGTTTGGGACGCTCTAAACTTAGTAGTCTGGTGATGCCTTGGGTGACGTATACTAACCCCGAAATTGCCCATGTCGGGATGTATGAAGAAGAAGCAAAAGAAAAGGGAATTGATGTGGAGACAATTCAAGTTCCTTTGAGTAGTGTAGATCGAGCGATCGCCGACAATGAAGAATCTGGTTTTGTCAAAATTCATCACAAAAAAGGCTCGGATGAAATTATTGGTGCGACTATTGTCGCAGCTCATGCAGGTGAGATGATTTCCGAAGTAACCACCGCAATTGTCAATAAAATCGGTTTGAGCAAATTAAGCAGCGTGATTCATCCTTATCCAACCCAAGCCGAAGGCATTAAAAAAGCAGCAGATGCTTATCGTCGCACGCTGCTGACACCGAGAACGAAAAGATTATTAGGATTTTTGACAAAGCTTTCTTGA
- a CDS encoding DUF6960 family protein, which produces MYFQCETNVKAGTWGLYQWFSEHKDNLIFCDDRESFKALSPNGKVFHCISEDDNFLTLQYDAIAYRVKPTLYKQVATPLFSFGEQVKVINNVDKVGIIKGMEWHFQQSAVMYFLEIDGKYQSKRYWQQNLASARISL; this is translated from the coding sequence ATGTATTTTCAATGCGAAACTAATGTCAAAGCTGGCACTTGGGGTCTTTATCAGTGGTTCTCGGAACACAAAGATAATCTCATTTTTTGTGATGACAGAGAAAGCTTTAAAGCTCTTTCACCCAATGGCAAAGTGTTTCACTGTATTTCCGAAGATGATAATTTTTTAACGCTACAATATGATGCGATCGCCTACCGTGTAAAGCCTACTCTCTACAAACAAGTTGCTACACCACTATTTTCATTTGGCGAGCAAGTAAAAGTAATTAATAACGTTGATAAAGTAGGCATTATTAAAGGTATGGAGTGGCATTTTCAGCAAAGTGCTGTGATGTATTTTTTGGAGATAGATGGAAAATACCAATCAAAAAGATATTGGCAACAAAATCTCGCATCAGCTAGAATCTCGCTTTGA
- a CDS encoding SDR family oxidoreductase, translating into MTSQSAENKVALITGANKGIGLEIARQLGVQGITVLIGARDEKRGQEAAEKLHSEHNIDAHAVQLDVTDHSTIEAAAKHIESEFGKLDILVNNAGIAVDSVPPSQLDIEVLRRTYDTNFFGVFAVIKAMLPLLHKSDAGRIVNMSSGLGSLTQNSDPNYEYAQMKILAYNSSKTALNAMTIQFAHELKDTPIKVNSADPGYVATDINANRGPRTVEQGATAPVRLATLPDDGPTGGFFDENGVVPW; encoded by the coding sequence ATGACATCACAATCAGCGGAAAATAAAGTTGCCCTCATTACCGGGGCAAACAAAGGCATCGGGCTAGAAATTGCCCGTCAATTAGGTGTGCAAGGAATCACAGTATTGATTGGGGCACGAGATGAAAAACGAGGACAAGAGGCTGCCGAGAAGTTACATTCTGAACATAATATTGATGCACATGCCGTGCAGCTTGATGTGACAGATCATAGCACTATTGAGGCAGCGGCAAAACATATCGAAAGTGAGTTTGGCAAGCTTGATATTTTGGTCAACAATGCGGGAATTGCCGTTGACAGCGTACCACCTAGCCAACTTGACATTGAAGTTTTGCGTCGCACCTACGATACTAACTTCTTTGGCGTTTTCGCTGTCATCAAAGCGATGTTGCCTTTGCTGCACAAGTCTGATGCTGGACGGATTGTAAATATGTCTAGCGGTTTGGGATCGTTGACACAGAATAGTGACCCCAATTATGAATACGCGCAAATGAAAATCCTGGCTTATAACTCGTCGAAAACAGCACTAAACGCGATGACAATTCAATTCGCGCACGAACTGAAAGATACGCCAATCAAGGTTAATTCTGCCGATCCTGGTTACGTCGCTACTGACATAAATGCTAATAGGGGTCCACGTACTGTAGAGCAGGGTGCAACTGCTCCAGTGCGCTTGGCAACATTACCAGATGACGGTCCGACAGGCGGGTTTTTTGACGAAAACGGCGTTGTACCCTGGTAA
- a CDS encoding SDR family NAD(P)-dependent oxidoreductase, whose amino-acid sequence MSEKLIDKVAIVTGASSGIGQATAIALANEKAKVVIAARRSDRLDELAKHIAENGGQALPMTVDVSDEAQVKEMVKKTQAEYGKVDILINNAGVMLLGAIDGADTEDWRRMININLLGLMYATHAVLPLMKAQGSGHIVNISSTAGRIANVKAGVYAATKFGVGAFSEALRKEVYQDKIRVTIIEPGATVTELTDHITDDKAKIDIKSWIGSMTALESEDIAAAIVYAVTQPLRVNVNEVLIRPTEQER is encoded by the coding sequence ATGTCTGAGAAACTGATTGATAAAGTGGCGATCGTCACTGGTGCTTCCTCTGGAATTGGTCAGGCAACAGCGATCGCTTTAGCGAATGAAAAAGCCAAGGTGGTAATTGCCGCTCGTCGCAGCGATCGCTTAGACGAGTTAGCAAAGCACATTGCCGAAAATGGCGGACAAGCGCTACCAATGACTGTGGACGTTTCCGACGAAGCACAGGTCAAGGAAATGGTGAAAAAGACTCAAGCTGAGTATGGCAAAGTCGATATTCTCATCAATAATGCAGGGGTTATGTTGCTTGGAGCGATCGATGGTGCAGACACTGAAGATTGGCGACGCATGATTAACATTAATCTTTTGGGGTTGATGTATGCAACTCATGCAGTTTTACCACTCATGAAAGCACAGGGCAGCGGTCATATAGTCAATATTTCTTCTACAGCAGGTCGCATTGCAAACGTTAAAGCCGGCGTTTATGCAGCAACAAAATTTGGTGTAGGTGCGTTTTCGGAAGCTCTACGTAAAGAAGTTTATCAAGACAAAATCCGCGTTACCATAATTGAGCCAGGAGCGACGGTAACAGAATTGACTGACCACATTACCGATGACAAAGCAAAAATCGATATCAAATCATGGATTGGCTCAATGACAGCTTTAGAGAGTGAGGACATTGCAGCAGCCATTGTTTACGCTGTCACCCAACCGCTTCGCGTCAACGTTAACGAAGTTCTCATTCGCCCGACTGAGCAAGAAAGATAA
- a CDS encoding DUF4058 family protein has translation MPSPFPGMNPYLEHPELFPGFHHWLIIEIARFISPLLRPKYRVAVEVRMYEINTTNSLIVGIPDISVINRKSNTQPIQANTAVAGPVSQPQRVKIPMPLSIREGYLEIREVETDILVTTIEILSPTNKRGKGRQQYEEKRGEILATRTNLVEIDLLRSGKPMPLAEDAISTHYRILICRGDNRPYADLYAFNVQDIIPSFPLPLRSSDTEPIINLSTLLNYIYDISGYDLVINYKKQAVPNLIKENAAWADTLLREQGLR, from the coding sequence ATGCCCTCACCTTTTCCAGGCATGAACCCTTATTTAGAACATCCAGAATTATTTCCAGGATTTCATCACTGGTTGATTATTGAAATTGCTAGATTTATCTCTCCTCTGCTACGTCCTAAGTACCGTGTTGCCGTAGAAGTGAGAATGTACGAAATTAATACAACAAATTCCTTAATAGTCGGTATTCCTGATATCTCGGTTATCAACCGAAAATCTAATACTCAGCCAATACAAGCAAACACTGCTGTTGCAGGTCCAGTATCTCAACCCCAACGTGTCAAAATTCCTATGCCGCTATCCATACGGGAAGGATATTTAGAAATACGTGAAGTTGAAACAGATATATTAGTTACTACAATTGAAATTTTATCTCCTACTAACAAACGAGGTAAAGGACGACAACAGTATGAAGAAAAGCGTGGAGAAATCTTGGCAACCCGCACTAATTTGGTAGAAATCGATTTACTACGTAGCGGAAAACCAATGCCATTAGCTGAAGATGCAATTAGTACTCACTACCGTATTCTAATATGTCGTGGAGATAATCGCCCCTATGCTGATTTATATGCTTTTAATGTTCAGGATATAATACCTTCATTTCCACTTCCTCTACGTTCAAGTGATACAGAACCTATTATTAATCTTTCTACATTATTAAATTATATTTATGATATATCCGGTTACGATTTAGTCATTAATTATAAGAAACAAGCAGTACCAAATTTGATAAAAGAGAATGCTGCCTGGGCAGATACATTATTACGCGAACAAGGTTTGAGGTAA
- the mgtE gene encoding magnesium transporter — protein MTEANNSTSIQNVSRRELSDLVRTQLEMLLEAGDLQAAKAILVPVQPADIADAIEGLPEKMHALAFRLLSKDEAIEVYEHLDYSIQELLIEELRSQEIRDIVDKMSPDDRARLFDELPAKVVNRLLEQLSPSEREFTSQLLGYESGTAGRIMTPELISLKENFTITQALERIRSLANASEMVYYLYITNEARRLTGMLSLRDLVTSQPEQKVSDMMTRDVVYVYTDTDQEEVARLIQRYDFLAVPVVDREQRLVGIVTVDDVIDILQEETTEDIYALGGGVQSGGDNYFQTGLLTVARKRVVWLLVLLVTNTITGTIIKSQEDILSKVVVLTAFIPLLTGTGGNVGAQSSTVVIRGMNTDEIRSMGALQVIGREAIAGALLGTMLGAIATVWAYFLQNNLAVAIAVGTSLVAISILASLSGSALPFLFRLLRLDPALMSAPFITTAVDVAGVLIYFSLARVILKI, from the coding sequence GTGACAGAAGCCAATAATTCAACCTCTATCCAGAATGTCTCGCGCCGGGAACTGAGCGATTTAGTGCGAACTCAGTTGGAAATGCTGCTGGAAGCCGGAGATTTACAAGCCGCAAAAGCTATTCTTGTACCTGTGCAGCCTGCGGATATTGCTGATGCGATTGAAGGTTTGCCAGAAAAAATGCACGCTTTAGCTTTTCGCTTGCTTTCTAAGGATGAAGCGATCGAGGTTTATGAACATCTCGACTACAGCATTCAAGAACTGTTAATCGAAGAACTGAGAAGCCAGGAGATTCGCGACATTGTTGATAAAATGTCACCAGATGACCGAGCAAGGTTATTTGATGAATTACCCGCAAAAGTCGTCAATCGTCTGCTAGAACAACTTAGTCCAAGCGAACGGGAATTTACTTCTCAGCTATTGGGTTATGAAAGCGGTACTGCTGGGCGAATTATGACCCCAGAGTTAATCTCGCTGAAAGAAAATTTTACCATCACTCAAGCTTTAGAGAGAATTCGCAGCCTAGCTAATGCTAGTGAGATGGTTTATTACCTCTACATCACTAATGAGGCTAGACGTTTGACTGGGATGTTGTCGCTGCGCGATTTAGTGACATCTCAGCCAGAGCAAAAAGTTAGCGACATGATGACCCGCGATGTAGTGTATGTTTATACGGATACAGACCAAGAAGAAGTAGCAAGATTGATCCAAAGATATGACTTTCTTGCCGTGCCTGTGGTGGATCGAGAACAGCGTTTAGTGGGAATTGTCACTGTTGATGATGTAATTGACATTCTCCAAGAGGAAACCACTGAGGATATTTACGCTTTGGGTGGTGGTGTGCAGTCCGGAGGCGACAATTATTTTCAGACAGGTTTGCTGACAGTAGCCCGCAAGCGAGTAGTTTGGTTGTTAGTATTACTTGTAACTAATACGATTACGGGAACAATTATTAAATCCCAAGAAGATATTTTAAGTAAAGTGGTTGTACTGACCGCATTTATCCCTTTACTGACAGGCACTGGCGGAAATGTCGGCGCTCAATCTTCCACAGTAGTAATTCGCGGGATGAATACCGATGAAATACGGTCAATGGGAGCATTGCAGGTAATTGGTAGAGAAGCGATCGCCGGCGCATTGTTAGGAACGATGTTAGGTGCGATCGCGACAGTGTGGGCATACTTTCTGCAAAATAATTTAGCAGTAGCGATCGCCGTCGGCACCAGTCTGGTAGCAATTTCTATTTTGGCTTCTCTCTCCGGTTCAGCACTGCCGTTTCTATTCCGCTTACTTCGCTTAGATCCAGCATTAATGTCAGCACCATTTATTACTACCGCAGTCGATGTAGCTGGTGTTTTAATTTACTTCAGTTTGGCGCGAGTAATTTTAAAGATATAA
- a CDS encoding N,N-dimethylformamidase beta subunit family domain-containing protein, whose product MFFQNQLNSLIKAFLSALLIFLITTLIIVQTTVPAIESPLPTGRNNPTIIENLKPGTTDWQLTNPATKREIEGYASLTSVNRGEEIKLFVNTKEPNYTIEIYRMGWYGGAGGRQVSPLITRKAVRQPPPIINEATGLIECNWKNPYVLKIPNNPNDPTQWASGFYLAKLTANKSGKQSYIIFVVRDDTRPADILFQSSVTTHQAYNNWGGMSLYRWNSRGKQASKVSFNRPYAISPNKAAAYGVGAGEFLTNLQPKRRTSSAAWEYNMVRWLERSGYDVAYSTDIDTHENYIDEKTGKPILLLHKAFLSVGHDEYWSWQMRQNVEAARDNGVSLGFFSSNTCYWQIRFEPSRITEDINRTIVAYKEGVTLDPFMRDASPNNDNLVTTNWRRKPVNLPEDALIGVMYETFQVNADIHINQTAPNWLLADTQLSQNNTQALRANSKSPLKEIRLQGLLGYEVDRMFGNAPPNTIRIAHSPYRYGKGIRYSDMTVYTADSGATVFATGTMQWSWGLDDYNAPQLRPSVTSPDAQAITRNILARMIGK is encoded by the coding sequence ATGTTTTTTCAAAACCAATTAAACTCACTTATCAAAGCATTTTTATCCGCACTGTTAATTTTTCTCATCACCACCCTAATTATTGTTCAAACTACTGTCCCAGCTATCGAAAGTCCACTACCCACAGGACGAAACAATCCCACAATCATTGAAAATCTTAAACCAGGTACTACTGATTGGCAGTTAACAAATCCCGCCACCAAGCGAGAAATCGAAGGCTATGCTTCACTAACTAGCGTCAATCGCGGCGAAGAAATAAAGCTTTTTGTGAATACAAAAGAGCCAAATTACACAATTGAAATTTATCGAATGGGCTGGTACGGGGGTGCGGGAGGACGACAAGTTTCACCTTTAATTACACGCAAAGCAGTAAGACAACCACCGCCAATTATAAATGAAGCAACCGGTTTAATTGAATGCAATTGGAAAAACCCATACGTATTGAAAATTCCTAATAATCCCAACGATCCAACACAGTGGGCAAGTGGTTTTTATTTAGCAAAACTAACTGCTAACAAAAGTGGCAAACAAAGCTATATTATTTTTGTCGTGCGTGATGACACTCGCCCTGCGGATATCTTATTTCAATCGAGCGTCACTACCCATCAAGCGTATAATAACTGGGGTGGGATGTCTCTTTATCGCTGGAACAGTCGCGGCAAACAAGCATCTAAAGTTTCATTCAATCGTCCCTATGCCATAAGCCCGAATAAAGCAGCAGCTTATGGAGTAGGTGCAGGCGAATTTTTAACCAACCTCCAACCGAAAAGAAGAACTTCCAGCGCGGCTTGGGAATATAACATGGTACGCTGGTTAGAGCGATCGGGCTACGATGTCGCTTACAGCACCGACATTGACACCCACGAAAATTATATAGATGAAAAGACTGGCAAGCCGATACTATTGCTGCATAAAGCATTTCTCTCGGTCGGTCATGATGAATATTGGTCATGGCAGATGCGGCAAAATGTCGAAGCCGCAAGAGATAATGGCGTTAGTCTCGGCTTTTTTTCTTCCAACACCTGTTATTGGCAGATTCGTTTTGAACCTAGCCGCATTACCGAAGATATTAACCGCACGATTGTTGCTTATAAAGAAGGCGTTACTCTAGATCCGTTTATGAGGGACGCATCTCCAAACAACGATAACTTGGTCACAACCAATTGGCGCAGAAAACCTGTCAATCTCCCGGAAGACGCTTTGATTGGAGTCATGTACGAGACATTTCAAGTAAACGCTGACATTCACATCAATCAAACAGCCCCTAATTGGTTGCTTGCAGATACGCAACTGAGCCAGAATAATACCCAAGCATTACGAGCAAACAGCAAATCACCTTTAAAAGAAATCCGCCTTCAGGGATTGTTAGGCTATGAAGTCGATCGCATGTTTGGTAATGCCCCCCCTAATACCATCCGCATTGCCCATTCACCTTATCGTTATGGCAAAGGTATCAGATATTCCGACATGACAGTTTATACAGCTGATTCTGGTGCAACTGTATTTGCTACCGGCACTATGCAGTGGAGTTGGGGACTAGATGATTACAACGCACCGCAATTACGCCCCTCTGTTACGAGTCCTGATGCCCAAGCGATTACCCGCAACATTTTGGCGCGAATGATTGGTAAATAA
- a CDS encoding SDR family oxidoreductase, whose protein sequence is MPEESLQPAQQQKPPGKESEMTPKPKAEDSSYQGSGKLKDKVALITGGDSGIGRAVAIAYAKEGADVAIVYLNEHDDAKETKNLVEKYGRRAVAIAGDIGNETFCQQAVQQTVDEFGKLDILVNNAAEQHPQESIEDITEEQLERTFRTNIFSMFFMTKAAIKHLHEGSAIVNTTSVTAYKGNPQLLDYSSTKGAIVAFTRSLSQSLVEKKIRVNAVAPGPIWTPLIPSTFPKEKVETFGKDVPMERPGQPEEVAPSFVFLASDDSSYFSGQVLHPNGGSVVNG, encoded by the coding sequence ATGCCAGAAGAATCTTTACAACCAGCACAGCAACAGAAACCACCAGGTAAAGAATCAGAAATGACGCCGAAACCCAAGGCAGAAGATTCAAGTTATCAGGGAAGTGGTAAGTTAAAAGATAAAGTTGCTTTGATTACTGGTGGAGATAGTGGAATTGGTCGTGCTGTAGCGATCGCTTATGCTAAAGAGGGTGCAGATGTAGCGATCGTTTATTTGAATGAACACGACGACGCTAAAGAAACCAAGAATTTAGTCGAAAAATATGGACGTCGTGCCGTAGCGATCGCTGGTGATATTGGCAATGAAACCTTTTGTCAGCAAGCTGTGCAACAAACTGTAGATGAGTTTGGCAAACTTGATATTCTCGTCAACAATGCTGCCGAACAGCATCCCCAAGAAAGTATAGAAGATATTACCGAAGAGCAGCTAGAGCGCACCTTCCGGACTAATATTTTCTCAATGTTTTTCATGACCAAAGCGGCGATAAAGCACTTGCACGAAGGCAGCGCCATTGTTAATACTACATCAGTAACCGCTTATAAAGGCAATCCGCAACTACTTGATTATTCTTCTACAAAAGGTGCAATTGTTGCCTTTACTCGTTCTTTGTCACAAAGTTTGGTAGAAAAGAAAATTCGTGTTAATGCTGTTGCACCAGGTCCAATTTGGACACCTTTAATTCCCTCAACTTTCCCGAAAGAGAAAGTAGAAACATTTGGCAAAGATGTACCAATGGAAAGACCTGGACAACCCGAAGAAGTTGCACCCAGCTTTGTATTTTTAGCCTCCGATGACAGTTCTTATTTCTCCGGTCAAGTGTTGCATCCCAATGGTGGATCGGTAGTTAATGGGTAA
- a CDS encoding ATP-binding protein codes for MDLLAEIYNSFNPFETASKEAYVDCREVRGNWEVYQELGKKVVLSNHATCQLCSGHRGTGKSTELLRLKENLEGRGYFVVYFAVDDQDIEPEDVEYADILMACTRHLVEAVKIEQHNPLLEWMKSRWESFNDLMQMEVSFEKLNLEQQISQFSKITATIKAVPDMRREIRQKINANTPSLVKALNDFILQAQKSLPKGKNNGLVIIVDNLDRIVEIKEEGRPSNYEEIYLNRSEMLRGLKCHVLYTVPIDVVYSDLATNLDSSYHNLEVVPMMMVRNPNGDANETGLKKLRELICQRVKLIEPKLEKTLEGKVKGLDLPAVFDSPETLKQLCLMSGGHMRDLMKLIQSAIEQVDQLPITSKAVKLAIEKARETYRKGVQEHHWDILAEANSCKDKKDDKEHLRLLRNRSLLEYRYYDDNDSLQIWCDVHPLIEGTPKFKDALSKIQSVTGTAL; via the coding sequence ATGGATTTACTAGCTGAAATATACAATTCTTTTAATCCCTTTGAGACTGCATCAAAAGAAGCATATGTCGATTGTCGAGAGGTGCGTGGTAATTGGGAAGTATATCAAGAGTTGGGAAAGAAAGTTGTACTTTCAAACCACGCAACCTGTCAGCTATGTTCGGGGCATCGGGGTACGGGTAAATCCACTGAGTTATTGCGTTTGAAAGAAAACTTAGAAGGCAGGGGATATTTTGTTGTTTATTTTGCGGTAGACGATCAAGATATTGAACCGGAAGATGTGGAATATGCTGATATATTAATGGCTTGCACGCGGCATTTGGTGGAAGCAGTCAAAATAGAACAGCATAATCCCCTGCTGGAATGGATGAAATCACGCTGGGAATCGTTCAATGACTTGATGCAGATGGAGGTATCTTTTGAAAAGCTGAACTTGGAACAGCAGATTTCTCAATTTTCCAAAATTACCGCAACAATCAAAGCTGTCCCGGATATGCGACGGGAAATAAGGCAAAAAATTAATGCTAATACACCTTCGTTGGTTAAAGCGCTGAATGACTTTATTTTACAAGCTCAAAAATCTTTACCGAAAGGTAAAAATAACGGGTTAGTCATAATTGTTGATAATCTTGATCGCATTGTGGAGATTAAGGAAGAAGGAAGACCCAGCAATTATGAAGAAATCTATTTAAATCGCAGTGAAATGTTGCGGGGTTTGAAGTGCCATGTTCTCTACACTGTGCCCATCGATGTTGTATATTCAGATTTGGCGACTAATTTGGACAGTAGTTACCACAATCTTGAAGTAGTGCCGATGATGATGGTACGAAATCCTAATGGTGATGCTAACGAAACTGGGCTGAAGAAACTGCGAGAATTGATTTGTCAGCGTGTTAAATTAATTGAGCCAAAACTAGAAAAAACATTAGAGGGCAAAGTCAAGGGTTTAGATTTACCAGCTGTGTTTGATAGTCCAGAAACACTCAAACAACTCTGCTTGATGAGTGGTGGACACATGCGGGATTTGATGAAGTTGATTCAAAGTGCGATCGAGCAAGTCGATCAACTACCAATTACATCCAAAGCTGTAAAATTAGCGATTGAGAAAGCGCGTGAAACTTACCGCAAAGGTGTTCAAGAACATCATTGGGATATTTTGGCTGAAGCTAATAGCTGTAAAGATAAGAAAGACGACAAAGAACATTTACGTTTGCTCAGAAATCGCTCGCTGCTGGAATATCGCTATTATGATGATAACGATTCCCTACAGATTTGGTGCGATGTTCACCCATTGATTGAGGGAACTCCCAAATTTAAAGATGCACTTAGCAAAATTCAATCTGTAACGGGAACTGCTCTCTAA